A genomic region of Arachis hypogaea cultivar Tifrunner chromosome 5, arahy.Tifrunner.gnm2.J5K5, whole genome shotgun sequence contains the following coding sequences:
- the LOC112802634 gene encoding uncharacterized protein isoform X1 translates to MARIHCLQQMLVATSNFLNPTSRPFPTTCISFRPLTTTTSFQPYPPPPLRAESNRLKWAIQLSLAEQSPPKPRLDTQALVEFLYDDLPHLFDDQGIDESAYDEGVIFRDPITKHDSLSGYLFNISLLRTLFRPLFQLHWVKQTGPYEITTRWTMVMKFILLPWKPELVFTGTSVMGINPENGKFCSHVDYWDSIEKNDYFSLEGLLDVVKQLRIYKTPDLETPRYQILKRTANYEVLIFFNLQQVRQYNPFIIVETTGDKLSGSKGFNDVAGYIFGKNSTTEKIPMTTPVFTQAIDDELSKVSIQIVLPVDTETASLPDPNQETVSLRKIEGGIAAVLKFSGKPTEDIVREKERTLRSNIIRDGLKPQMGCLLARYNDPGRTWSFIMRNEVVIWLDDFSMD, encoded by the exons ATGGCTAGGATTCATTGTCTTCAACAAATGCTTGTGGCCACTTCCAACTTCTTAAACCCAACATCCCGGCCATTTCCCACGACGTGCATCAGTTTCCGGCCACTGACCACCACCACAAGCTTCCAGCCGTACCCTCCCCCTCCTCTCAGAGCAGAAAGCAACCGCCTCAAGTGGGCCATTCAGCTTAGCCTAGCGGAGCAAAGCCCACCAAAACCCAGGCTTGACACGCAGGCACTTGTGGAGTTTCTGTATGACGATCTCCCTCATCTCTTCGACGATCAGGGTATTGATGAATCGGCCTACGACGAAGGCGTCATCTTCAGAGACCCGATCACAAAGCATGACAGTTTGAGCGGTTACCTCTTCAACATTTCCCTTCTCAGGACGCTCTTTAGGCCTCTCTTTCAGTTGCATTGGGTCAAGCag ACAGGACCATATGAGATAACTACGAGATGGACTATGGTTATGAAATTCATACTACTTCCCTGGAAACCGGAGTTGGTGTTTACCGGAACCTCTGTGATGGGCATCAACCCTGAAAATGGCAAGTTCTGTAGCCATGTG GACTACTGGGACTCAATAGAGAAAAATGACTATTTCTCTTTGGAAGGTTTATTGGATGTAGTCAAACAA TTGAGGATTTACAAGACTCCTGACTTGGAAACACCAAGATATCAAATATTGAAAAGGACAGCAAATTATGAG gtgttgattttttttaatttacaacaGGTTAGACAGTATAATCCATTTATAATAGTAGAAACAACGGGAGACAAGCTTTCTGGATCTAAAGGCTTTAATGATGTGGCTGG GTACATATTTGGAAAGAACTCGACAACGGAGAAGATACCGATGACAACTCCGGTCTTCACTCAAGCCATAGATGACGAATTGTCCAAAGTGTCAATCCAAATAGTTCTTCCTGTAGATACAGAAACAGCGAG TTTACCAGATCCTAATCAAGAAACAGTCAGCTTGAGAAAGATAGAAGGTGGCATTGCTGCAGTACTAAAATTTAGTGGAAAACCTACAGAGGATATTGTTCGCGAAAAGGAGAGAACTCTGCGCTCCAATATCATTAGAGATGGCCTTAAACCTCAGATGGGTTGTTTGCTTGCAAGGTACAACGATCCAGGTCGAACATGGAGCTTTATAATG aggaatgaagtGGTCATATGGCTAGATGATTTCTCAATGGATTAG
- the LOC112802634 gene encoding uncharacterized protein isoform X2, with translation MARIHCLQQMLVATSNFLNPTSRPFPTTCISFRPLTTTTSFQPYPPPPLRAESNRLKWAIQLSLAEQSPPKPRLDTQALVEFLYDDLPHLFDDQGIDESAYDEGVIFRDPITKHDSLSGYLFNISLLRTLFRPLFQLHWVKQTGPYEITTRWTMVMKFILLPWKPELVFTGTSVMGINPENGKFCSHVDYWDSIEKNDYFSLEGLLDVVKQLRIYKTPDLETPRYQILKRTANYEVRQYNPFIIVETTGDKLSGSKGFNDVAGYIFGKNSTTEKIPMTTPVFTQAIDDELSKVSIQIVLPVDTETASLPDPNQETVSLRKIEGGIAAVLKFSGKPTEDIVREKERTLRSNIIRDGLKPQMGCLLARYNDPGRTWSFIMRNEVVIWLDDFSMD, from the exons ATGGCTAGGATTCATTGTCTTCAACAAATGCTTGTGGCCACTTCCAACTTCTTAAACCCAACATCCCGGCCATTTCCCACGACGTGCATCAGTTTCCGGCCACTGACCACCACCACAAGCTTCCAGCCGTACCCTCCCCCTCCTCTCAGAGCAGAAAGCAACCGCCTCAAGTGGGCCATTCAGCTTAGCCTAGCGGAGCAAAGCCCACCAAAACCCAGGCTTGACACGCAGGCACTTGTGGAGTTTCTGTATGACGATCTCCCTCATCTCTTCGACGATCAGGGTATTGATGAATCGGCCTACGACGAAGGCGTCATCTTCAGAGACCCGATCACAAAGCATGACAGTTTGAGCGGTTACCTCTTCAACATTTCCCTTCTCAGGACGCTCTTTAGGCCTCTCTTTCAGTTGCATTGGGTCAAGCag ACAGGACCATATGAGATAACTACGAGATGGACTATGGTTATGAAATTCATACTACTTCCCTGGAAACCGGAGTTGGTGTTTACCGGAACCTCTGTGATGGGCATCAACCCTGAAAATGGCAAGTTCTGTAGCCATGTG GACTACTGGGACTCAATAGAGAAAAATGACTATTTCTCTTTGGAAGGTTTATTGGATGTAGTCAAACAA TTGAGGATTTACAAGACTCCTGACTTGGAAACACCAAGATATCAAATATTGAAAAGGACAGCAAATTATGAG GTTAGACAGTATAATCCATTTATAATAGTAGAAACAACGGGAGACAAGCTTTCTGGATCTAAAGGCTTTAATGATGTGGCTGG GTACATATTTGGAAAGAACTCGACAACGGAGAAGATACCGATGACAACTCCGGTCTTCACTCAAGCCATAGATGACGAATTGTCCAAAGTGTCAATCCAAATAGTTCTTCCTGTAGATACAGAAACAGCGAG TTTACCAGATCCTAATCAAGAAACAGTCAGCTTGAGAAAGATAGAAGGTGGCATTGCTGCAGTACTAAAATTTAGTGGAAAACCTACAGAGGATATTGTTCGCGAAAAGGAGAGAACTCTGCGCTCCAATATCATTAGAGATGGCCTTAAACCTCAGATGGGTTGTTTGCTTGCAAGGTACAACGATCCAGGTCGAACATGGAGCTTTATAATG aggaatgaagtGGTCATATGGCTAGATGATTTCTCAATGGATTAG